The DNA sequence TCCGGTCGTCCTTTGCAACTCCTTAGCTGCGCCAATGTGGTCGGGGTGTGAATGAGTGAGGATAAGGTGTTCTAGCTGTTTTTGTTGAAGTCCTGTTTGCTCCAAATACTTAAGAATATGGTGCTCTGATCCAGCAACTCCGCTATCGATCAGGGTAATTTTTTCGCCGCAATACAGAAATACGTTGACTGAACGGCTGATCGCTCCGGCTGGGGTTGGTACGGTAAAGGGGATGTTGATGGCATGGATACGTGGGGTGATTTGCATGGTAGTGCTCCTTTGGGAAATAAAATAGTCGCGAGACCAATCTCCCGCGCGGCCTTCGTTTCCCTGAAGCAGATACGAAAAGAGCGCGGGAAGGTGACCCGCGCTCCTTGTGTTAATAAGGCAAGCAACGAGTCGTCACAAAGTGACGACTACGACGACCAGGGTTGTGGAGATTTTTTTCATCATAATGATCATTTATCTTAGTTTGAAAACAGAGTCAAGCGGATCGGCGCCAGAAGATAGTACCCGTTCCCAGATTGCACGCCCGGGTGCTATAATTACTACAGAGAAGAGAGCCGGATTATTTGCGACCGGAGGTGTACCATGGTCTCGTTAGATAGGAACATCAAATTGGATCCAACGGTTGATTTATTAAATATCTACTTTAACAAAATGGATGAATGTATAAAACTGCTCAACGATACCCTCAAAGACAATGAGGGAGATTGCGCGCTGACCAATGAGTTGCTAAATCAGCTTAAACAGCTTTACGAGTTGCATTTCATGCATGAGGAACAGCTATTGGCCGGGATGAATTACCCGACAGTCAATGAACAAAAAGTCCGCCATGGCTTGTTTCTCAAATCTTTTGAGCCGTTACAGCTCAAGAGCGACCAATGTCATACGCCGGGTTTTATAAATGACTTCAGCCAAATAAGACTGGATTTCATCTTTAACATGAATGATGACACCATGGAGATTTGTGACTATATAATAAGCAATTATCATTGAGAAGGTGCTGAGGTGCGGTAATGCGGTTGCACGTCGTTAACGGCAAGCAAAAAGGCGGAGAGTTGCCTCTCCGCCTTTTTGTTGATCATCGATTGTCGCGCTCTTACTGGGCCAGTGCCTCGGCCACCAGTTGCTGCACTTTTGCCACGGCCTCGTCGATGGGGAGCAGCTCCACCTCGCCGGACTTGCGGTGCTTCAGCTCTACCTTGCCCTCGGCCAGGTTCTTGGCACCGACCACGATCCGCAGCGGGATGCCGATCAAGTCCGCATCCTTGAACTTGAAGCCAGGGCGCTCGTCGCGATCATCGAGCAACACCTCAACCCCGGCAGCAGCAAGCCGGTTGTAAATATCCTCAGAAGCCTTGACCACCGGTTCTTCCTTGACGCTGAGCGCTGAAACTATGCAGTGGAACGGTGCGATCGGCAGCGGGAAGATAATGCCGTTGGCATCATGGTTCTGTTCGATGCAAGCAGCAACGCTTCTGCCGACGCCGATGCCGTAGCACCCCATGAAGATCACCTGCTCCTTGCCGTCGGCATCGAGATAGGTCGCCTTCAGCTTCTCGGAATACTTGGTGCCTAGCTTGAAGACATGGCCAACCTCGATCCCTCGCCAGACCTCCATCTTGCCGCCGCTGCAGCGCGGGCAGGCATCCCCGGCCACGACCGTGCGGATATCGGCAAACGCCTTGACCGTGAAATCCCGGTGATTAGCGTTCCTGAAATGCTGGTCCTTGGCGTTACCGCCGACAACAAAGTTGCACATCCCCTGGATCGCCTGATCGGCAATCACCCGCACCGTGACCCCGCAAGGACCGGCAAAGCCGACCGGGCCACCGCACGCCTTGACATAGACTTCGTCGTCAGCCATTTCCAGCTCGGCAGCACCGAGGAAGTTTTTCAGCTTCAGTTCGTTCAGGTCGTGATCGCCACGCACCAGGGCCATGACCGGCTCGCCGTCGGCAACCACGATCAGCGCCTTGACGGTCTGCTCCGGCTTGATCCCGAGGAACGCCGCAACCTCTTCAATCGTCTTCCGGTCCGGCGTCTCAACCGCCTCTTTGGGGAGCAGCTCCCCTTTTGCCTCAGGGAATGGCCGCGACTCGGCCTTTTCCACATTAGCCGCGTAGTCGCAACCACTGCAGGACAGGATCGCATCCTCACCGGAATCAGCCAGCACCATGAACTCATGGGACGAGGAACCGCCGATGCTGCCGGTATCGGCCTCTACCGCGCGGAAATTCAACCCGCAGCGCTCGAAGATACGGCGGTAGGCCTGGTACATCTTGTCATAAGAAAGATCGGCCGCAGAACTGTCCACATCGAATGAATAGGCGTCTTTCATGATAAACTCGCGGCCGCGCATCAGGCCGAAGCGGGGGCGGATTTCATCACGAAACTTGGTCTGGATCTGGTAGAGGTTGATCGGCAACTGACGGTAGCTCCTGATCTCCCTCCTGACGATATCGGTAATCACCTCTTCATGGGTCGGTCCGAGGCAGAATTCGCCGTCTTTCCGGTCCTTGAAGCGCAGCAGCTCCTTGCCGTAGAATTCCCAGCGCCCCGACTCCTGCCACAGTTCGGCCGGGGTTACCATCGGCATCAGCAACTCGATGGCGCCGGCCCGGTTCATTTCCTCGCGAACGATCTGCTCGACCTTGCGGATGGAACGGAGCCCCAGCGGCAGGTAGTTATACACACCTGCAGCCACCTTGCGGATCATCCCGGCTCGCAGCATCAGCTGGTGCGAGATCACCTCGGCATCGGCCGGAGTTTCTTTAACCGTTGGTATAAAATATTGTGAATAACGCATTGAATTTAAGATCCTTTCACTTTTCACTAGCCACCGACTTCATCACTTCATCCACCAGGGCATCGGCCAGCTCCCCTTCGGGAACCTTCCGGACAATCTCGCCGTGACGGAACAGTAACCCCTCGCCTCTCCCACCGGCAATGCCGAAGTCTGCTTCGCGGGCCTCTCCGGGGCCGTTCACCACACACCCCATGACCGCTACCGTTACCGGAGCGTCAAAACCCTGCAATCGACGCTCCACCTCCTGGGCAACGGTGATCAGGTCGATCTGGCACCGACCGCAGGTCGGGCAGGAAACAAAGTTGATCCCCTTCTGC is a window from the Geoanaerobacter pelophilus genome containing:
- a CDS encoding proline--tRNA ligase; the protein is MRYSQYFIPTVKETPADAEVISHQLMLRAGMIRKVAAGVYNYLPLGLRSIRKVEQIVREEMNRAGAIELLMPMVTPAELWQESGRWEFYGKELLRFKDRKDGEFCLGPTHEEVITDIVRREIRSYRQLPINLYQIQTKFRDEIRPRFGLMRGREFIMKDAYSFDVDSSAADLSYDKMYQAYRRIFERCGLNFRAVEADTGSIGGSSSHEFMVLADSGEDAILSCSGCDYAANVEKAESRPFPEAKGELLPKEAVETPDRKTIEEVAAFLGIKPEQTVKALIVVADGEPVMALVRGDHDLNELKLKNFLGAAELEMADDEVYVKACGGPVGFAGPCGVTVRVIADQAIQGMCNFVVGGNAKDQHFRNANHRDFTVKAFADIRTVVAGDACPRCSGGKMEVWRGIEVGHVFKLGTKYSEKLKATYLDADGKEQVIFMGCYGIGVGRSVAACIEQNHDANGIIFPLPIAPFHCIVSALSVKEEPVVKASEDIYNRLAAAGVEVLLDDRDERPGFKFKDADLIGIPLRIVVGAKNLAEGKVELKHRKSGEVELLPIDEAVAKVQQLVAEALAQ